The Manihot esculenta cultivar AM560-2 chromosome 1, M.esculenta_v8, whole genome shotgun sequence genome has a window encoding:
- the LOC110614954 gene encoding F-box/kelch-repeat protein At3g61590, translated as MEGETSWINDCFDDAARDIGKFESFTDLSDEGNKEINAVSVDLILPNDLLERIIAYLPIASIFRAGSVCKRWHEIVSSRRFLWNFSHVLSQKPWYFMFTSSDEPVGHAYDPILRKWYNIDLPCIETSSWFISSSRGLVCFMDNDSQSELYVCNPITKCCKKLEEPPSLKVADYSALAISVDRMLHGYTISIVKSKQVPGNFFQWDLSVYTYDSETRMWVASWAEVLTGWRSGDESVICDGVLYILIYSTGGGTPENRHGLITYNLSSRSSHGLLIRSFIPVPCPLTCGRLMNLKEKLVMVGGIGKQDRPDIIKGIGIWVLNGKVWQEIARMPHKFFQGFGEFDDVFASSGTDDLIYVQSYGAPALLVFDMNQKQWKWSQKCPVIKRFPLQLFTGFCFEPRLEIEP; from the coding sequence ATGGAGGGAGAAACTTCTTGGATCAATGATTGCTTTGATGATGCGGCAAGAGACATTGGCAAGTTCGAGTCGTTCACAGATCTTAGTGATGAAGGCAATAAAGAAATTAATGCAGTTTCTGTTGATCTAATCTTGCCTAATGACCTGTTGGAAAGGATCATAGCCTATCTTCCCATTGCTAGCATCTTTAGAGCAGGTTCTGTGTGTAAAAGATGGCATGAGATTGTTAGTTCAAGGAGGTTTTTGTGGAATTTTTCACATGTTCTATCACAAAAACCTTGGTATTTTATGTTTACGAGCTCTGATGAACCTGTTGGCCATGCATATGATCCAATCCTCAGAAAGTGGTACAACATTGATCTCCCCTGCATTGAGACATCCAGTTGGTTCATTTCTTCATCTCGTGGTTTAGTTTGCTTCATGGATAATGACAGCCAAAGTGAATTATACGTCTGCAACCCTATCACCAAATGCTGCAAGAAGCTTGAGGAGCCTCCAAGTTTAAAAGTTGCTGATTACAGTGCACTTGCAATTTCAGTGGACAGGATGTTACATGGTTATACTATCTCAATTGTGAAGTCTAAACAAGTCCCAGGAAATTTTTTTCAGTGGGATCTTTCTGTTTATACTTATGATTCTGAAACAAGGATGTGGGTGGCTTCTTGGGCAGAGGTTTTGACAGGGTGGAGAAGTGGCGATGAGAGTGTAATCTGTGATGGTgttttgtatattttaatttactcAACTGGGGGTGGCACACCAGAGAATCGTCATGGTCTAATTACATATAATCTCTCCAGCAGATCTTCCCATGGTTTATTGATAAGGAGCTTTATTCCAGTTCCTTGTCCTCTTACTTGTGGACGGCTGATGAATTTGAAGGAGAAGCTAGTAATGGTGGGAGGAATTGGCAAGCAAGACCGGCCTGACATAATTAAGGGGATTGGGATTTGGGTCCTAAATGGCAAGGTATGGCAAGAGATTGCTCGTATGCCACACAAGTTTTTCCAAGGATTTGGGGAGTTTGATGATGTTTTTGCTAGCAGTGGCACAGATGATCTTATATATGTGCAGAGCTATGGGGCTCCAGCTCTTCTTGTTTTTGACATGAATCAGAAACAGTGGAAATGGTCACAAAAGTGCCCAGTGATAAAGAGGTTCCCGCTTCAGCTCTTTACTGGTTTTTGCTTTGAACCTAGGCTTGAGATTGAACCATAA